A segment of the Fibrobacter sp. UBA4297 genome:
GCGGTCCGCTTTTGCGAAGAGAACAACATGGTTCTCGTCGTCGACGAAGTCTTCGGCGATTACGCTTTCTCGGATAAAGTCTCCCGCACTTGGCAATATGTTTTTGGCGAGAGGGAGAATGTCATCCTCGACCCTGGAGTGCCTAGCGCGATAGGGGAGGGGATCTGGGATGCAGGTGGAGGCGACTTTATCAACCTTCCCGAAAACGGTCCGAAGTGCCCAATCTTTTGGCTGAATGGTCTCAGCAAAGCCGTTGGCTCGCCGCAGCTAAAGCTCGGCTGGATGGCGTTTTACGCCCCGCGCGAAAATTTCGAAGAAATTCGCGCGGCTCTCGAATTCGTCGAGGATGCCTATTTGAGTGTATCGGCACCCGCGCAGGCCCTCGGCATTTCGCTTTTGCCCAAAGCCGCCGCTTACGAATCTAAAGTCCTTGACCGCTTACAGCAGAATTGGCAAACGCTTCGCGAAGCGTTCCCGTCCAAGTATTGCCCTGAGGTTCTCGGTGGCTGGTATGCCGTTGTGCGTCTTGGCGAAGACGATGAAGAACTCACGCTTCGCTTGCTTCGCGAAAAACATGTGCTTGTGCAGCCGGGCTTCTTCTTTGATTTTGATGAAGATGGTTGGGTGGTCATGAGCTTGTTGCAAGAACCCGCACTGTTTAAAGAAGCGATTGATCGCATTATAAAGTAAAAGCCGAATTAGTTCAAAAAATGAGATGCCCGCTCAAGGCGGGCATGACATTTTCTACTAGTAACTATTGACTAATAACTAGTAACTGCGGCGAAGCCGCTTTAGTAATTATTCACCTTGAATGTCTTCATCGCGTTCTTGGATGTAACCTTGATAATTTGTATGCCCTTGTTCTTGAGGCTTACATTCAGGCTCGCACCTTCGCTTGTGTATGTTTCTTCGAGCTTGCCGTTCAGGCCAATCACTTGTACTTGGAACGGAATGTGCTTTGCACTGCTGATTGTAATCGAAGACTGAGCGCGGAGAACACTGAACGTATTTGCATTCACGTTTCTTAAACCATTGATGCTTTCCTTGTCGCTTGAATCCGGCTTTTCTTCCGGAACTTCAATATCGCTTGCTACCTTTTCCACCGGGGCTTTCTTGCTCAAGATGTAGCCGAGCGCGCCAACGAGCGGGGCGTTCAAGTCTAGACAGACTTCGTTTACTTGCCAGTCGGCTGTAGATCCGTTGTGGCTTCCGCTTGTGAAGTCGCCTGCGATCATGCCTCCAAGGAGTTTGTTCTTTTCGGGCGGGTTGCCGGCACTGTTCACATCGCGACCTGCATCTTCGTTGCCGTAGTAACCGCGGTGGTGCGGCCTGTGCGGGGCCTTGGCGCCATTGCGGTCAAAGCCGACAACGTAAGACTTCTTGTTGCTGTTATCGCCGAGAAGGTAGGCGACGTTCTTTTCGATGGCTTCGTCGTAAGAATCATCCTTGGCGAATTTGGAGAATAGGGCGTAGAGGAATGCTCCACCAGACGGTGTACGCGTAGAGAACTTGCCCGGACCGCCTGTTTCCTTGTTGTAAATGCCCTTGCTATCGACCTGATCTGTGTACATCTTGTCGAGGTAGTTCTGCACGCCGGCGTAGTCGCCAAGCGGGTTGAAACCAAAGACAAATTCACCGAGAATGTAAGAGAGCGGACTTGCGTCAGAATAGCTAAAGCGTGTAAAGCTGTTCTTGTCGAAGTCAATCATGTCCCAGAACTTTTGTGCTTCTTTTTTGTAAGATTCATCCTTAGTCGTGCGGTAGAGTTCGGTTGCCGCAAGGAACGGACCGTCTTCCCAAATGCCATTCCACCAGCTGCTTTCATAGAACCCCTGGGAATTTGTCACTCCCTTGTGCTTTTTGGCGTAGGCAAAAGCGGTCTTCGCGGCTTTCAAATACTTTTCACGGGCGCTTTCAACGGGGTCGATACGGGCCATCACGGCAAGCATTGCTGCTGCCATGCCCGGTGTGTAACCGTCATTTGCGTTACCCGTAATTTGGCGCGGTTCACCTCCATCGCCGGTTCCGAGCTTGCTCATGGCGCCAGCGGTCACCCATTTCATGTGGTCCTGGTTGCCGTTGCCTTTAACGGTCACAAAATTGTTTTCGTCGATTGCGGCCTTGACCCAGAAATCGGCTTCGTAGCGGAGTTCTTCCAAAAGGTCGCGAATATCGTTTGGCTTGCCGCCCTTGCGGCTGTAATCCTTGCTGACCTTGTAGTCGGTGTAGTCGCCGGTGTACAGGTCGTAAAAGCCTGTCGTAAATTCGGCAAAGCTAAGTGCTAAAACGTAAGAGGCGTAACCTTGGGACTGACCGTACATCACGTGGTCGCCGCAGTCGAACCAACCGCCGCTCACGTCCTTGCCGTTATAGCTGTCTCTCAAAAAACTGGTCGGGTTATTCGTGCCGTCCAAAATCCAGTTCGGGCCTTGACCAGAACGTTGGGCACCCAAAAAGCGAGTGGTTATCCAGGCTGCTTCAACGTAATCATCGTCGCTCAAGGCAGCCTGTGCGTCTGTGAATGCTAGGCCAAAAACAGCAAGGCCTGCTAAAAAGGTCTTTTTTAACATTGTCATCCTCTAAGGTTTCCCATCCACACTATAGCGTCCACAATATAAAATTTTATGGGAAATTTTCACGCAAAATAAAATTCACCTTTGCGAAATGTTCCCAATGGTGTCGTTTATGTAATTTTTTCAATGCAATAAAAATATATGTTGCGAAAAATTGACAAACGTTTTATATTAATCCTTGGTGTGGGGCTAGTTTTAGCCCTTTTTGTGGTGGGATGTTTTTATGAAACACGTCGTTTCTGTTTTTGCATGTGCTGGTCTTTTTGTTGCGGCCAACGCACAAGTTTCTCTTCAGACAGCTTCAGGTGCTTTAGAATCGGCCTATGCCGAATGGGCATCTGATGGTTCCGATAGCTACAACGTCTATTATTCGGGCGCAGGTGTGAACGATGTTAAGGTGGATGCTCCGCTTATCCGCAAATATGGTTCCAAGTACCGTGTCGATGTGGTCGGCCTCAAGGCGGGCAGCTACACGCTCAAGGTGGCGTCTGTAAAAGGCGGCAAGGAAACCGCTTCGACGACTTCTAAGTCGCTGACGGTCAAGGCTCATGACCGCGCGGGTTTTGCTTTTAGCAACGGGCATGTTCCGGGCGCTTATAACGCAGATGGCACGCTCAAGGACGGTGCTGTTGTCCTCTACATCTCGGAATCGACTAAGAATACGGTCAAGCTCAATGTGGTAACGAGCAACAAGGGGACCGTTACGGAATGTGTCGGGCTCCAGAATATCTTGACAGGCTTCAAGAAAGGCTTTGATAAGCGTCCGCTTGCTATTCGTCTTATTGGCAATGTGACGGACCCGGAAGTGACCGACAAGGGCGATATCACCATCGATATGGGCAAAAAAGAAGGCCTTTCGATGACTGTTGAAGGTATCGGCAATGATGCTACGGCGAACGGCTGGGGATTTCGTGTCAAAGGAACCCAGGACTTGGAAATCCGAAATATCGGCATTATGAATGTTGATTCTGACGAAGGCGACAATATCACGCTACAGCAGGATAACCAGTATGTCTGGGTGCACAACAACGACTTTTTTTACGGCCATGCGGGTAGTGACAAGGATCAGGCTAAGGGCGACGGTGCCTTGGATTGCAAGCTTTCTACTTATGTGACGTTCAGCTACAACCACTTCTGGGATAATGGCAAGTCAAACTTGTTAGGTCTCAAGGAAGGTTCGAGCGATGGTTACTACATCACTTATCACCACAACTGGTATGACCATTCTGATAGCCGTCATCCGCGTGTGCGTTATTACAATGCCCACGTTTACAACAACTACTACGATGGCAATGCCAAGTATGGCGCAGGCTCTACGCTTGGTTCGTCCGTGTTCATGGAAGCAAACTACTTCCGTAACTGCAAATATCCGATGATGACCTCGTTGCAGGGGACCGACGTCTATGCGAGTGCGACTAAGCGCGATCCGACGAACAACGGCACGTTCAGCAAGGAAACGGGCGGAACCATCAAGGCTTACAACAATTACATGGAAGGCTCCTACACGTTCATTCCGTATGGTGCTAGCAAATACATTTTGAAGGGTAAAGAAACTGCAATTGGTGATATTGATTCCAAGATTGATTTTGACGCCTATGTGGTGACCTCGCGTGATGCCCTGGTGCCGTCTAGCGTGAAGTCTTACGAGGGTGCAAATACTTACAGCAACTTCGATACGGACAAGTCCATCATGTACAGCTACACGGTGGATTCTCCGGAGCAGGCCGTGGCGAACGTGCGCGCTTATGCAGGCCGCTTGCAGGGGGGCGATTTCAAGTGGGCGTTCGACAACTCGGTTGACGATGCTTCTTCGGATGTGAACCAGAAACTCAAGGATGCCCTGATGGCGTACAAGGGCGGTAACGGCGAAGTGATGGAATATTCTTCTTCGTCCAGCGTTGCGCCGCAGTCCTCTTCTTCTGACATCCAGAGTTCTTCCTCCAGCGTCATCCTGAGTTCATCGAGCGAAGGATCCAGTGAAAGTTCCTCTAGCGTCATTCCGGACCCCGATCCGGAATCCTCAAGCTCTTCGGAATCGCCGAAGTCTAGTTCCAGCAGCGAAAAGGTCGAAAGTTCAAGTTCAGAAGGGACGATCGGTCTCGCAAATGTGATGCCGGCGGTGTCTCGCAAAATCTTCTACGATTCCCGTTCTGCACACCTTGTCATCGGAACTTCCGACGTTTCCCGTTTGGATATTGTCGGTATCGATGGCCGCCGTGTCCATCTTGCTAGCCTCAAGATCGTAGGCGATGCTCGCGTGCTTGATCTGAGCACTCTCCGTGCTGGCGTCTATATCGTACGCTTCAAGACGCTTCTCGGCTTGCGGACCATGAAGTTCGTGAAAAACTAGTTATTGGTCATTGGTTGTTAGTCATTAGTCTTTGGTTGAAAGATCTTTTGGGGGCTTTAAAAACTATAGACCATTGACTGATGACTACTGACTTTAGTAAACATTTTTAATCAAAATGGCGTTTTTTGAGCGTTTTCGCATGTTTCTAAATTAATTACAACTATAGTAATCCCATATTATATATCTTTCGCTTGGGATTTGTGATTGCGGAGATTGGGTGAACCCAAAAGGATGTTTATGAAAAAAGTCTTCGCATTATTGACGTGCGCTGCCGTGACTTCTGCCATGGCAGTGACCGCTAGCCGTGTTGGCCCTGTGAGCACGTACGGTGAACTCGTCGCAAACGGTGGCAAGCTTTCTGGTTCTTGCCCGGAATACTCTCAAAAGGCTGTTCAGGTCAAGGGTATGAGCCTCTTCTGGAGCTCGGGCAACACCTATTCTACCGACTTCTACTCCGAAAAAGGTATCAACCGCCTGGTTGACGACATGGGTATCGAAGTTGTGCGCTTTGCTCTCGGTGCGGCTGACGAAAAGTTCAATAGCTCGGGTCGTTCTTACACGACGGGTGGCGAAGGCTTCCAGAAGGCTTTGCTCAAGTCCGTAGTGAATGCTGCTGTCGATAAGGACATTTACGTCATCATTGACTGGCACATCGAATCTTCTGATGGCTTTACTAACGATGCTGTCAAGTTCTTCGAATATGCAGCCAAGGAATACGGCAAGTACAACAACGTGATTTTCGAAATCTGGAACGAACCGACCGGTAGCATGGATGCCGTGAAGCAGCATGCCGATCAGGTGATTCCGGTTATCCGTAAGT
Coding sequences within it:
- a CDS encoding pyridoxal phosphate-dependent aminotransferase, with translation MLSSRLPKDLSPSPFFAELERAKADVLSECANPDALSFIDMTVSSPVKAGLPVDLDDAVDEGRKAFVNWSPDASGWKSAREAVVEYYRERGGNFTAGQIILTASTSEAYSVLFKTFCDPGDVILTPMPGYPLLDTLAQLEHLECAPYFLKLKRERFDKLTDLKKVTERRSAPAEVNAFRFVLDSDSLLAAPERAKILLLVSPHNPTGHCISREEWNAAVRFCEENNMVLVVDEVFGDYAFSDKVSRTWQYVFGERENVILDPGVPSAIGEGIWDAGGGDFINLPENGPKCPIFWLNGLSKAVGSPQLKLGWMAFYAPRENFEEIRAALEFVEDAYLSVSAPAQALGISLLPKAAAYESKVLDRLQQNWQTLREAFPSKYCPEVLGGWYAVVRLGEDDEELTLRLLREKHVLVQPGFFFDFDEDGWVVMSLLQEPALFKEAIDRIIK
- a CDS encoding glycoside hydrolase family 9 protein, translated to MLKKTFLAGLAVFGLAFTDAQAALSDDDYVEAAWITTRFLGAQRSGQGPNWILDGTNNPTSFLRDSYNGKDVSGGWFDCGDHVMYGQSQGYASYVLALSFAEFTTGFYDLYTGDYTDYKVSKDYSRKGGKPNDIRDLLEELRYEADFWVKAAIDENNFVTVKGNGNQDHMKWVTAGAMSKLGTGDGGEPRQITGNANDGYTPGMAAAMLAVMARIDPVESAREKYLKAAKTAFAYAKKHKGVTNSQGFYESSWWNGIWEDGPFLAATELYRTTKDESYKKEAQKFWDMIDFDKNSFTRFSYSDASPLSYILGEFVFGFNPLGDYAGVQNYLDKMYTDQVDSKGIYNKETGGPGKFSTRTPSGGAFLYALFSKFAKDDSYDEAIEKNVAYLLGDNSNKKSYVVGFDRNGAKAPHRPHHRGYYGNEDAGRDVNSAGNPPEKNKLLGGMIAGDFTSGSHNGSTADWQVNEVCLDLNAPLVGALGYILSKKAPVEKVASDIEVPEEKPDSSDKESINGLRNVNANTFSVLRAQSSITISSAKHIPFQVQVIGLNGKLEETYTSEGASLNVSLKNKGIQIIKVTSKNAMKTFKVNNY
- a CDS encoding pectate lyase gives rise to the protein MKHVVSVFACAGLFVAANAQVSLQTASGALESAYAEWASDGSDSYNVYYSGAGVNDVKVDAPLIRKYGSKYRVDVVGLKAGSYTLKVASVKGGKETASTTSKSLTVKAHDRAGFAFSNGHVPGAYNADGTLKDGAVVLYISESTKNTVKLNVVTSNKGTVTECVGLQNILTGFKKGFDKRPLAIRLIGNVTDPEVTDKGDITIDMGKKEGLSMTVEGIGNDATANGWGFRVKGTQDLEIRNIGIMNVDSDEGDNITLQQDNQYVWVHNNDFFYGHAGSDKDQAKGDGALDCKLSTYVTFSYNHFWDNGKSNLLGLKEGSSDGYYITYHHNWYDHSDSRHPRVRYYNAHVYNNYYDGNAKYGAGSTLGSSVFMEANYFRNCKYPMMTSLQGTDVYASATKRDPTNNGTFSKETGGTIKAYNNYMEGSYTFIPYGASKYILKGKETAIGDIDSKIDFDAYVVTSRDALVPSSVKSYEGANTYSNFDTDKSIMYSYTVDSPEQAVANVRAYAGRLQGGDFKWAFDNSVDDASSDVNQKLKDALMAYKGGNGEVMEYSSSSSVAPQSSSSDIQSSSSSVILSSSSEGSSESSSSVIPDPDPESSSSSESPKSSSSSEKVESSSSEGTIGLANVMPAVSRKIFYDSRSAHLVIGTSDVSRLDIVGIDGRRVHLASLKIVGDARVLDLSTLRAGVYIVRFKTLLGLRTMKFVKN